From the genome of Argentina anserina chromosome 4, drPotAnse1.1, whole genome shotgun sequence, one region includes:
- the LOC126789994 gene encoding probable GPI-anchored adhesin-like protein PGA55 isoform X2, with protein sequence MGNEMGNNNTSVLKDEDNTAVETLKTSLEDATHENDTNELHQLVPVVEGQGFHENVANLASDDAERIGNPCVENQTSNIEAPRVTMEAIEARDTDSKSDNELNDPAHEKTIAKNVEESDGQADEEDRRISTSDDLEPKENVTGEACQTSLLKSTQENDTNDRNQIGVEVEGNDFYENVAYLATDALKTTEDPCIKNQKSSTQEQEDSEVPPLGEFPQITMESTKVREEDSKVQPVTLSSDAGYEEPTEQTKMETDTQAGTDQHQLDKQDCIKIENEEGTVSKSLDLKAKESEHIESHQLELVTIHADLSVEVGSGSLLVSKDSLGPTFASDLEVNDHVLVSKTLKNIEESADSSPDPALERQEDALPPEPTACDEQLKLSEEQFETKNGQKVENGFSYIKPTESYDLVGLENNCNVELPTEVYSIDRPKLEPEVLLSNSHVKVPEPMDTCTVLREENRLAEKEMENGEEKNYTNQIQPCLLSGMDSELDCDQLYESLMVEPAHEKCQMIRVISPSSNKVSEAEDPKVVEDGGLVLMRLNNQHEASEDQCYQESERKLHVVPELGIISPELGIPHFSLKEEELVGKKNVQEREDNTQPSVAIEMEETERAEQDCLPPEESSFENVQSINNSITESKQENSSEFFAAENPAIDFTSWIAEALVSMNNLEAEMLGQQVTQLNEAHHAEAEALATESKTFAEVVTSSVSVSSSSETHETVGRSSTVSTESDPDNLAHAGIQKSPSFSLDLQNEARTEESDGTPLLFQDKAELESSASQGEKVDTLQRSESEESNTPFLRFLKEEEEINIVKQNIRENNSPAENATKNQGGSLPKKATTTSSKRKEKRRHRPSFFSNCLCCATVIS encoded by the exons ATGGGAAATGAGATGGGTAACAACAACACATCAGTTCTGAAAG ACGAAGACAACACTGCAGTGGAAACTTTGAAGACATCTTTGGAAGATGCTACTCATGAAAATGATACAAACGAACTACATCAATTAGTACCTGTAGTTGAAGGGCAGGGTTTTCATGAAAATGTTGCCAACTTGGCTTCTGATGATGCAGAGAGAATAGGAAATCCTTGCGTCGAAAACCAGACATCAAATATAGAAG CTCCAAGAGTTACAATGGAAGCAATTGAAGCAAGAGACACAGACAGTAAATCAGATAATGAACTGAATGATCCAGCTCATGAGAAGACGATAGCGAAAAATGTGGAGGAATCTGACGGACAAG CTGATGAGGAAGATAGGAGAATATCGACATCAGATGATCTAGAACCTAAAGAAAACGTTACAGGAGAAGCTTGCCAAACATCTTTGCTAAAAAGTACTCAAGAAAATGATACAAATGACAGAAATCAAATAGGAGTTGAAGTTGAAGGCAATGATTTTTATGAAAACGTTGCATACTTGGCTACTGATGCATTAAAGACGACAGAAGATCCTTGCATCAAAAACCAGAAATCAAGTACACAAG AGCAAGAAGATAGTGAAGTTCCTCCTCTTGGTGAATTTCCACAAATTACAATGGAATCGACTAAAGTAAGGGAAGAAGACAGTAAAGTGCAACCGGTTACTTTATCAAGTGACGCAGGATATGAAGAGCCAACAGAGCAAACAAAGATGGAAACAGATACACAAGCAGGAACAGATCAACACCAGCTTGATAAGCAGGACTGTATAAAGATAG AGAATGAAGAAGGTACTGTATCTAAATCACTTGATCTGAAAGCTAAGGAGTCTGAGCATATTGAGTCACATCAACTGGAGTTGGTTACAATTCATGCTGACCTATCTGTAGAAGTTGGAAGTGGATCTTTACTAGTGAGTAAGGACAGCCTGGGACCGACTTTTGCTTCTGATTTGGAGGTTAATGATCATGTCTTAGTGTCTAAGACGTTAAAAAATATTGAGGAAAGTGCTGACTCTAGTCCTGATCCAGCTTTGGAAAGACAAGAAGATGCCTTGCCACCAGAACCAACGGCCTGCGATGAACAACTCAAGTTATCAGAAGagcagtttgaaacaaaaaatgGACAAAAAGTCGAAAATGGATTCAGCTACATAAAACCAACAGAATCATATGATCTTGTTGGCTTAGAAAATAACTGCAATGTGGAGCTTCCAACTGAGGTGTATTCGATTGATAGGCCAAAATTGGAACCAGAAGTTCTACTCAGTAACTCTCATGTTAAAGTTCCTGAACCTATGGATACATGCACAGTTCTTAGAGAAGAAAACAGACTTGCAGAAAAAGAAATGGAAAATGGAGAGGAGAAGAATTATACCAACCAAATCCAACCTTGCCTACTGTCAGGGATGGATTCAGAACTTGATTGTGACCAATTATATGAATCTTTAATGGTTGAGCCTGCACATGAGAAGTGCCAAATGATAAGAGTGATCAGTCCTTCAAGCAACAAGGTTTCTGAAGCCGAGGATCCAAAGGTTGTCGAGGATGGTGGTCTAGTTCTAATGCGTCTCAATAACCAACATGAGGCTTCTGAGGACCAATGCTATCAGGAATCAGAAAGGAAACTGCATGTGGTTCCTGAACTTGGAATCATTTCACCAGAGTTAGGCATTCCACATTTCAGCCTCAAGGAAGAAGAATTAGTGGGTAAGAAGAATGTACAAGAAAGAGAGGATAACACACAACCTTCTGTTGCCATTGAAATGGAAGAAACAGAAAGAGCAGAACAGGATTGCCTGCCTCCAGAAGAAAGTTCTTTTGAGAATGTTCAAAGCATCAATAACTCAATCACAGAATCAAAGCAAGAGAATTCCAGTGAGTTTTTTGCTGCTGAAAATCCAGCCATTGATTTTACAAGCTGGATAGCTGAAGCATTGGTCTCCATGAATAATTTAGAAGCTGAGATGCTTGGTCAACAAGTTACACAACTTAATGAAGCACATCACGCCGAAGCAGAAGCATTAGCAACAGAATCTAAAACGTTTGCTGAAGTTGTAACATCATCAGTATCTGTAAGTTCGAGTTCTGAAACACATGAAACTGTGGGAAGGTCCAGCACAGTGAGCACTGAATCTGATCCTGATAACTTGGCTCATGCGGGGATACAAAAGTCCCCGAGCTTTAGCCTTGATCTCCAAAATGAAGCAAGGACTGAAGAATCAGATGGCACTCCATTGTTGTTTCAGGATAAGGCTGAATTAGAAAGCTCAGCAAGCCAAGGTGAGAAAGTGGATACATTGCAAAGAAGCGAATCAGAGGAGTCAAACACTCCATTTCTAAGATTTCtgaaggaagaggaagaaatcAATATTGTTAAACAAAACATACGTGAGAACAATTCTCCTGCTGAAAATGCAACAAAGAATCAAGGTGGTTCACTTCCAAAAAAAGCTACAACAACTTCATCAAAACGCAAAGAGAAGCGCAGGCACCGTCCTTCTTTCTTCTCCAACTGCTTGTGTTGTGCCACTGTGATCAGTTAA
- the LOC126789994 gene encoding probable GPI-anchored adhesin-like protein PGA55 isoform X1, whose amino-acid sequence MGNEMGNNNTSVLKDEDNTAVETLKTSLEDATHENDTNELHQLVPVVEGQGFHENVANLASDDAERIGNPCVENQTSNIEENQNTEVHPLGEAPRVTMEAIEARDTDSKSDNELNDPAHEKTIAKNVEESDGQADEEDRRISTSDDLEPKENVTGEACQTSLLKSTQENDTNDRNQIGVEVEGNDFYENVAYLATDALKTTEDPCIKNQKSSTQEQEDSEVPPLGEFPQITMESTKVREEDSKVQPVTLSSDAGYEEPTEQTKMETDTQAGTDQHQLDKQDCIKIENEEGTVSKSLDLKAKESEHIESHQLELVTIHADLSVEVGSGSLLVSKDSLGPTFASDLEVNDHVLVSKTLKNIEESADSSPDPALERQEDALPPEPTACDEQLKLSEEQFETKNGQKVENGFSYIKPTESYDLVGLENNCNVELPTEVYSIDRPKLEPEVLLSNSHVKVPEPMDTCTVLREENRLAEKEMENGEEKNYTNQIQPCLLSGMDSELDCDQLYESLMVEPAHEKCQMIRVISPSSNKVSEAEDPKVVEDGGLVLMRLNNQHEASEDQCYQESERKLHVVPELGIISPELGIPHFSLKEEELVGKKNVQEREDNTQPSVAIEMEETERAEQDCLPPEESSFENVQSINNSITESKQENSSEFFAAENPAIDFTSWIAEALVSMNNLEAEMLGQQVTQLNEAHHAEAEALATESKTFAEVVTSSVSVSSSSETHETVGRSSTVSTESDPDNLAHAGIQKSPSFSLDLQNEARTEESDGTPLLFQDKAELESSASQGEKVDTLQRSESEESNTPFLRFLKEEEEINIVKQNIRENNSPAENATKNQGGSLPKKATTTSSKRKEKRRHRPSFFSNCLCCATVIS is encoded by the exons ATGGGAAATGAGATGGGTAACAACAACACATCAGTTCTGAAAG ACGAAGACAACACTGCAGTGGAAACTTTGAAGACATCTTTGGAAGATGCTACTCATGAAAATGATACAAACGAACTACATCAATTAGTACCTGTAGTTGAAGGGCAGGGTTTTCATGAAAATGTTGCCAACTTGGCTTCTGATGATGCAGAGAGAATAGGAAATCCTTGCGTCGAAAACCAGACATCAAATATAGAAG AGAACCAAAATACTGAAGTTCATCCTCTTGGTGAAGCTCCAAGAGTTACAATGGAAGCAATTGAAGCAAGAGACACAGACAGTAAATCAGATAATGAACTGAATGATCCAGCTCATGAGAAGACGATAGCGAAAAATGTGGAGGAATCTGACGGACAAG CTGATGAGGAAGATAGGAGAATATCGACATCAGATGATCTAGAACCTAAAGAAAACGTTACAGGAGAAGCTTGCCAAACATCTTTGCTAAAAAGTACTCAAGAAAATGATACAAATGACAGAAATCAAATAGGAGTTGAAGTTGAAGGCAATGATTTTTATGAAAACGTTGCATACTTGGCTACTGATGCATTAAAGACGACAGAAGATCCTTGCATCAAAAACCAGAAATCAAGTACACAAG AGCAAGAAGATAGTGAAGTTCCTCCTCTTGGTGAATTTCCACAAATTACAATGGAATCGACTAAAGTAAGGGAAGAAGACAGTAAAGTGCAACCGGTTACTTTATCAAGTGACGCAGGATATGAAGAGCCAACAGAGCAAACAAAGATGGAAACAGATACACAAGCAGGAACAGATCAACACCAGCTTGATAAGCAGGACTGTATAAAGATAG AGAATGAAGAAGGTACTGTATCTAAATCACTTGATCTGAAAGCTAAGGAGTCTGAGCATATTGAGTCACATCAACTGGAGTTGGTTACAATTCATGCTGACCTATCTGTAGAAGTTGGAAGTGGATCTTTACTAGTGAGTAAGGACAGCCTGGGACCGACTTTTGCTTCTGATTTGGAGGTTAATGATCATGTCTTAGTGTCTAAGACGTTAAAAAATATTGAGGAAAGTGCTGACTCTAGTCCTGATCCAGCTTTGGAAAGACAAGAAGATGCCTTGCCACCAGAACCAACGGCCTGCGATGAACAACTCAAGTTATCAGAAGagcagtttgaaacaaaaaatgGACAAAAAGTCGAAAATGGATTCAGCTACATAAAACCAACAGAATCATATGATCTTGTTGGCTTAGAAAATAACTGCAATGTGGAGCTTCCAACTGAGGTGTATTCGATTGATAGGCCAAAATTGGAACCAGAAGTTCTACTCAGTAACTCTCATGTTAAAGTTCCTGAACCTATGGATACATGCACAGTTCTTAGAGAAGAAAACAGACTTGCAGAAAAAGAAATGGAAAATGGAGAGGAGAAGAATTATACCAACCAAATCCAACCTTGCCTACTGTCAGGGATGGATTCAGAACTTGATTGTGACCAATTATATGAATCTTTAATGGTTGAGCCTGCACATGAGAAGTGCCAAATGATAAGAGTGATCAGTCCTTCAAGCAACAAGGTTTCTGAAGCCGAGGATCCAAAGGTTGTCGAGGATGGTGGTCTAGTTCTAATGCGTCTCAATAACCAACATGAGGCTTCTGAGGACCAATGCTATCAGGAATCAGAAAGGAAACTGCATGTGGTTCCTGAACTTGGAATCATTTCACCAGAGTTAGGCATTCCACATTTCAGCCTCAAGGAAGAAGAATTAGTGGGTAAGAAGAATGTACAAGAAAGAGAGGATAACACACAACCTTCTGTTGCCATTGAAATGGAAGAAACAGAAAGAGCAGAACAGGATTGCCTGCCTCCAGAAGAAAGTTCTTTTGAGAATGTTCAAAGCATCAATAACTCAATCACAGAATCAAAGCAAGAGAATTCCAGTGAGTTTTTTGCTGCTGAAAATCCAGCCATTGATTTTACAAGCTGGATAGCTGAAGCATTGGTCTCCATGAATAATTTAGAAGCTGAGATGCTTGGTCAACAAGTTACACAACTTAATGAAGCACATCACGCCGAAGCAGAAGCATTAGCAACAGAATCTAAAACGTTTGCTGAAGTTGTAACATCATCAGTATCTGTAAGTTCGAGTTCTGAAACACATGAAACTGTGGGAAGGTCCAGCACAGTGAGCACTGAATCTGATCCTGATAACTTGGCTCATGCGGGGATACAAAAGTCCCCGAGCTTTAGCCTTGATCTCCAAAATGAAGCAAGGACTGAAGAATCAGATGGCACTCCATTGTTGTTTCAGGATAAGGCTGAATTAGAAAGCTCAGCAAGCCAAGGTGAGAAAGTGGATACATTGCAAAGAAGCGAATCAGAGGAGTCAAACACTCCATTTCTAAGATTTCtgaaggaagaggaagaaatcAATATTGTTAAACAAAACATACGTGAGAACAATTCTCCTGCTGAAAATGCAACAAAGAATCAAGGTGGTTCACTTCCAAAAAAAGCTACAACAACTTCATCAAAACGCAAAGAGAAGCGCAGGCACCGTCCTTCTTTCTTCTCCAACTGCTTGTGTTGTGCCACTGTGATCAGTTAA
- the LOC126790025 gene encoding calmodulin-like protein 8 isoform X1, protein MAEVLSEEQIVEFKEAFCLFDKDGDGEFPTTMSSILGCITIEELATVIRSLDENPTEEELQDMISEFDADGNGTIEFAEFLNLMANKIKETDAEEELKEAFKVFDKDQNGYISANELRHVMINLGEKLTDEEVEQMIKEADLDGDGQVNYDEFVKMMMTIG, encoded by the exons ATGGCAGAGGTACTAAGTGAAGAACAGATTGTTGAATTCAAAGAGGCATTTTGTCTATTTGATAAGGATGGAGACGGTGAGTTTCCTACTACTATGTCCTCAATTCTTG GTTGCATTACTATTGAAGAATTGGCTACGGTTATTCGGTCTTTGGATGAAAATCCAACAGAGGAGGAACTTCAGGATATGATAAGTGAATTTGATGCTGATGGAAATGGGACGATTGAGTTTGCAGAGTTCTTGAACTTGATGGCAAACAAAATAAAG GAAACTGATGCAGAGGAGGAGCTCAAAGAGGCCTTCAAGGTATTCGACAAGGATCAGAATGGATATATATCAGCTAATGAG CTGAGGCATGTAATGATCAATTTAGGCGAAAAATTGACAGACGAAGAGGTCGAGCAGATGATCAAGGAGGCCGATTTGGATGGCGATGGTCAAGTAAATTACGATGAATTTGTGAAAATGATGATGACGATTGGATGA
- the LOC126790025 gene encoding calmodulin-like protein 11 isoform X2: MAEVLSEEQIVEFKEAFCLFDKDGDGCITIEELATVIRSLDENPTEEELQDMISEFDADGNGTIEFAEFLNLMANKIKETDAEEELKEAFKVFDKDQNGYISANELRHVMINLGEKLTDEEVEQMIKEADLDGDGQVNYDEFVKMMMTIG; this comes from the exons ATGGCAGAGGTACTAAGTGAAGAACAGATTGTTGAATTCAAAGAGGCATTTTGTCTATTTGATAAGGATGGAGACG GTTGCATTACTATTGAAGAATTGGCTACGGTTATTCGGTCTTTGGATGAAAATCCAACAGAGGAGGAACTTCAGGATATGATAAGTGAATTTGATGCTGATGGAAATGGGACGATTGAGTTTGCAGAGTTCTTGAACTTGATGGCAAACAAAATAAAG GAAACTGATGCAGAGGAGGAGCTCAAAGAGGCCTTCAAGGTATTCGACAAGGATCAGAATGGATATATATCAGCTAATGAG CTGAGGCATGTAATGATCAATTTAGGCGAAAAATTGACAGACGAAGAGGTCGAGCAGATGATCAAGGAGGCCGATTTGGATGGCGATGGTCAAGTAAATTACGATGAATTTGTGAAAATGATGATGACGATTGGATGA
- the LOC126789998 gene encoding uncharacterized protein LOC126789998 has product MASSHLGACTPRASLFSPHRYRYRRPIVLEPTAAALFGRVCNRGASVTVRAAVKDGGGGDSSYLGMWKKAVEGEKKAVEFQKIVENSAPAEDGGGEVIVENLEVKSQEFEKILEVSKEKRDRIQRMQVVDRAAAAIAAARALLKERGLKKEESGSGGVSTEPDLGGSRTEPPLLGEAPEEEEEEEEEGLEDGSVIVPQSEGSSGAATPGPDFWSWTPPSSDGVIDLQAAKKPSANPNMSLPVKEKERSLDVLSIPLQSNIFENPHLPPMQSLKEVEKVDVAESTSTKEDHELGHEFSVHAAEAARALNKADEESLSGVYTDGTRWWKESGIEQRADGVTCRWTVIRGVSADQVTEWQDKYWEAADELGHKELGSEKLGRDAHGNVWREHWKEAMWQDCGLVHMEKSADKWGKNGRGNEWQEKWWEHYDASDKAEKWAHKWCTIDPNTEVDAGHAHIWHERWGEKYDGHGGSDKYTDKWAECCEGDGWSKWGDKWDEHFDSNGHGVKQGETWWEGKYGERWNKTWGEGHNGSGWIHKYGRSNSGDHWDTHEQEDTWYERFPHFGFYHCLENSVQLREVRTPSEFLASETSSDMLSDTSSELPPETTAETSIEILSEISPETSSEIPIETSAEMPSETSDISSESALDVSSDTLSKLPSELLLKRESELASEMS; this is encoded by the exons ATGGCGTCGTCTCATCTCGGCGCATGTACTCCACGCGCCTCCCTCTTCTCCCCACACCGCTACAGATACCGACGCCCGATCGTTCTCGAACCGACGGCCGCGGCGCTGTTCGGGAGAGTCTGCAACAGAGGAGCGAGCGTGACGGTTAGGGCGGCAGTGAAGGATGGCGGAGGCGGTGACTCGTCGTATCTCGGAATGTGGAAGAAGGCGGTGGAGGGCGAGAAGAAGGCCGTGGAGTTCCAGAAGATAGTGGAGAATTCGGCTCCGGCGGAGGACGGCGGCGGCGAGGTGATTGTGGAGAATTTGGAGGTGAAGAGTCAGGAGTTTGAGAAGATTCTGGAGGTTtcgaaggagaagagagatcGGATTCAGCGAATGCAGGTCGTTGATAGGGCCGCGGCGGCGATCGCGGCGGCTCGCGCGCTTTTGAAGGAGAGAGGTTTGAAAAAGGAGGAGTCCGGTTCGGGTGGAGTGAGTACTGAACCGGATTTAGGTGGATCGAGGACTGAGCCGCCCCTGCTTGGCGAGGCtcctgaagaagaagaagaagaggaagaagaag GATTGGAGGATGGGAGTGTGATTGTGCCTCAGTCAGAAGGCAGTTCAGGAGCTGCGACTCCAGGTCCGGACTTTTGGTCGTGGACACCACCGAGTAGTGATGGTGTAATTGACTTGCAGGCAGCGAAAAAGCCTTCAGCAAATCCAAACATGAGTTTACCGGTGAAGGAGAAAGAGCGATCCTTGGATGTTTTGTCAATTCCGCTTCAAAGTAATATTTTTGAGAACCCTCATCTCCCCCCTATGCAGTCGCTGAAGGAGGTTGAGAAAGTGGATGTCGCCGAGTCTACTTCCACAAAGGAGGATCATGAACTCGGACATGAGTTCTCAGTACATGCCGCAGAAGCTGCTCGTGCTCTTAATAAGGCGGATGAGGAATCATTATCTGGTGTGTATACAGATGGAACTAGGTGGTGGAAGGAATCTGGAATTGAGCAAAGGGCGGATGGTGTGACGTGCAGGTGGACAGTGATCAGAGGTGTAAGCGCCGACCAAGTTACCGAGTGGCAAGACAAGTACTGGGAAGCTGCAGATGAGTTAGGCCACAAGGAGCTTGGTTCAGAGAAATTGGGACGTGATGCACACGGAAATGTCTGGCGTGAACATTGGAAGGAAGCTATGTGGCAG GATTGTGGACTTGTGCATATGGAGAAATCTGCAGACAAGTGGGGTAAGAATGGTAGAGGCAATGAATGGCAAGAGAAATGGTGGGAGCATTATGATGCTTCAGACAAAGCAGAGAAGTGGGCCCATAAATGGTGTACAATTGATCCAAACACAGAGGTTGATGCTGGTCATGCTCATATTTGGCATGAAAG GTGGGGTGAAAAGTATGATGGCCATGGTGGGAGTGACAAATACACTGATAAATGGGCAGAATGCTGTGAGGGAGATGGTTGGTCAAAATGGGGCGACAAATGGGATGAACATTTTGATTCAAATGGCCATGGTGTGAAGCAGGGTGAAACATGGTGGGAAGGCAAGTACGGAGAGAGGTGGAACAAAACATGGGGTGAGGGTCACAATGGTTCAGGGTGGATTCACAAGTATGGGAGGAGCAACAGTGGTGATCACTGGGATACACATGAGCAGGAAGACACTTGGTATGAGAGATTCCCTCACTTCGGTTTCTATCACTGCCTCGAAAACTCAGTTCAGCTCAGGGAAGTTCGAACGCCATCAGAGTTTCTAGCTTCAGAGACTTCATCAGACATGCTTTCAGATACTTCATCGGAGCTGCCTCCAGAGACTACCGCGGAGACGTCTATAGAGATTTTATCAGAGATATCTCCAGAAACTTCATCAGAGATCCCTATAGAGACTTCAGCTGAGATGCCTTCAGAGACTTCAGACATTTCTTCAGAAAGTGCATTGGACGTGTCATCAGACACTCTATCCAAGTTGCCTTCAGAGCTTCTATTGAAAAGAGAATCAGAGTTGGCCTCAGAGATGTCATGA